CCTCCGGTCATGTATTTAATACCGGGAGTAGTTAGTCTGCTGGCCGTTGTTTTGAGGTTCTGGTAAGAGTTGTTCAAGAATCTGTCGCCTGCTGCTTCTTCCCAGTCCATCCGGTTAGGGTCTTTACCCAAGAACGAATTGAGCCATTTTGTTACTTGCTCGTCTTTGAGCTTCTGCAAAGCCAGTGACATACCACGTACCCCGTCGGGGTGGTAGAGCATACGGTCAAGGAAAGGGGTTACTGGTTCATTCTGAATCTTGGCTGCCCGGATAATTGCGGCTAATGCGGTAGCTGCACGCAGAGGGAAAATAGCGTTAGCGCCCGATGCTTCGGGGTTCATAAACGTAAGTGCGGCACTAAGAATCTGTTCGTCTGTTTCCAACTCAGCGAACGGGTCAAACTGATGAGTCGTTTCGCCGCTCGACGGGTTAATGATAAATACGTCCTGCCCTAAAACGTCCCGCCGATAGCCTGCGGTTTGCGCTGCAATTTCACCTTTAATATCAACAACGATTGCTGAACCTGTCCAGTTGTAAAGATTGCTGGCAATGCTCAAACCTTTACCGCTGCGGCTCGGGCCAACCCACATGAAATGTCCAATTTCTTTTTTCTGAGATAGACCTGGTTTGACGACAAGTGGTTGCTTGTAAGCGAGTCCGACAAGTACACCATCACCGTCAAACTGTCCCTTTGTCATGTCCGACAATTCTGCGGGCGTAGCGAAGTGGGCATTGTGCTTCACTTGCGGCCTAGAGTCCTTGAGTGCATATACCAGACCCGTACCGATTGCCAGAAAACCGAACCCCAAAATTCCCTGGCCAATCATAAAAAAAAGCACAGTGAAGCACACTACGCAAAGAGCCAAAAACCACCGCAACATGAACAGGGGATAGTTGACAATCATAGAAGTCCTTTGGGGAGAGTGGGTGAAGTTTCACGGCTTTGATCAATCTTTGCCGAATTAACTCGAATGTCACGGTTCGCCATAACCTCGGGCCTCCACCACATCCCGAAAGCAGCACTGAGCATCCCGAAGAATGTGCCACCAATCAGAAATGCCTTCACGGGTAACGGTGCTGTCCAATTGAGATTGATTTTGTTAATGCACTTGCCACCGAACAGACAATTCTTCAAAAACTCCAAACCATTGCCGTGTGCAGCAGCTTTGTTCTGCTCACTATAGATAGCCGCAGCCTGAGCAGCCGCCCGGTCGAAGTCAGGTTTAATGGAAAGGTACATAAGGAACAGAAACAGAATGAAAGTCAGTATGCCAAGCCACTTGGCAAGCACTGGCCGCATATCTACATACATCGTTTGAAAGCGCATAGCTTACCTCCCTAGTTGATAGTCAGTTTGTCGGCGGCGTTCGGGTTTTTCAGATTCTATCTCTGTACCTTTCCCTCCATTAGTCTGCTTCATACCTTGACTTGCTTCGTCAGGCAAGTTCACCAACTTCTGGCGCTCTTGAATCTGGCTCTGCTGAATCTTGTATTGGGTTTCAGCGGCGTCTCTCAGACTATTAAGTTGCTGCCTGTTCAGCAACTCATTGGTAGGAATAAGAACATGAACATGAGGATGGTCGGTGTGACCTTGTGCGCCTGCATGGGCAACAAGCATGTAGTTATGGATTCCCTGCGACTCTAGCGTCTGCTTAGCCCATTCTTCCGTCTGCTGTTGATTCATCTGTGTGTCGCCACTGCTCATGATGATTCGGTACAAGTGGTCAGGTTCCTGCTCGTCAATTTTTTGCTCAAGTAGCTTCTGATCTTGACTAAAGTGATACACACCATCACGGGTATGAATCTCTCGGTCTGCTCTTTGTTGTTCATAGTCTGGACGCTGAGCAAAATACTTCAAGCTACTACCACCCGACTTCCCACTCGCCTTACTTCCTGAACTGCGACTGGCCTTTACTATGGCTGGCATTTTATGTTACCAATTCCTTTACTCTGCCTGTTGTCCAGGCTCAACCCTGAGCAAAGAGTTCTTGGTAACTTTGGCTTTCCATCCCGTTAATCCAGCAAGACTTACGCTCATATCAGCATAGGTGTTATCCCACGCAATTTGCATGGCACTACCAACTGAATTGCTGTCCAGTCCTCCGGTTTGGGCGAGTAGAAGTTGAGTAAGCCGTCGTGATGTTCCGCCCTCCATATAAATTCGGACAAGCATCTCGATGATCTGATCAGACATGCGCGTAAGCTCCTGCTGTACCGCCATACGGATATGCGGCGCAAGAAGTTGGTCGGCTGCATGTTTCTCAGTATTCAGTGAAGCCTTTGTCAGCAAGTCACCTGCAAAGACGTAAACCGATAGTCCTCTGGATTTCGACTGCTCACTGATGAGGCTGTATACATCTTCGTCAACCGCCGTAACCAATCTTTTTTTAGCCATAGTTCCTCCAAAAAATTTACCAGCCGATTCAGGTTTGGTGCCAGAATTTCCCTTTTGTTGATGAGCTTTTACAAGTCATATGCAAGTCGTTTGCGAGTCGTTTTTACACATCAAAAGGACAGAAATCCAGTTTTACACCAATGGTACAAAAACAAGCGCGAGAAAATTACGTCTAGAACGGCGTATTTTAATTTTTTGACCTAGTGCTTTATCCTGCCCAACTTTCCGAAAACAGCCCCAATTGGAAATCGCACACCCACACCTCCCTCTTTGACCGTATTCTATCAAGTCACCTTTCAATTTTTTCAGTCATCCATGCACAGGCTCAGGCCCAAATGTCAAATCTAAGACTCAAATCTTCTGCTTAGGTTATCCATCGTTCCATGCCTCAGCGCTCTTGCCTCTCTGCCCTTGCCTCTCCCTCGTCACCGTCATCTGTTCCAGGTGTCCATTAGCCTCTTGTTTTCCAAGTCCGGCTTCGGCCTTCAGCGGTGACTCTCCATTTACAGCCTCTCACTCTTTCGATACTGCGCCGCATTTGACAGCCGCCACGGAAAATCTTGAACCTGTCAGATACTTCAAATCCGATTCGGGGTCAAGTAAAAATTGGCTGTCCACTGCCCCAAAGTTTCACTGAGCCGTCTTG
This Deinococcus fonticola DNA region includes the following protein-coding sequences:
- a CDS encoding relaxase/mobilization nuclease domain-containing protein; the protein is MKYFAQRPDYEQQRADREIHTRDGVYHFSQDQKLLEQKIDEQEPDHLYRIIMSSGDTQMNQQQTEEWAKQTLESQGIHNYMLVAHAGAQGHTDHPHVHVLIPTNELLNRQQLNSLRDAAETQYKIQQSQIQERQKLVNLPDEASQGMKQTNGGKGTEIESEKPERRRQTDYQLGR